In Streptacidiphilus sp. P02-A3a, the DNA window GGGGTTTCAGTGGGGGCGCGGTACGGGGCGGTCGGCGGCGGTCAGAGCGTGGGGGCGCTCGGTGAAGTCGCGGATGTGGGTGACATGGTCACCGGCAAGACGGAAGAGGCGGTACACCAGGGTGGGCGCTGCGGCGGGATCGGTCGGGTCGCTGATCCGCAGGGCCAGGACGACGGCGTCGGGGTAGGTGAAGGTCTCCTCGACCCGAGTGCGGATGCCACGGGCGCGGCGGTCGTCGTACCAGGACAGCGCCTGGTCGCGGCCCTGGGTCGCGGGCTCGGCGGGGCCGGCGGGGTGGAACCGGACGTCGGGATGGAACAGGGCGGCGAGTTGTCGAGTGTCGCCGCTGTTCAGGGCGGTGCGCAGCAATGCGGCGGCGGTCGGGCGGTCGGGCATAGACCTTCTCCTTGGCGGGCGAGCGTGGGTGTGTGCTTGGGACGGTGCCCGGGCGCGTGGCGGCAGAGCAGGCGGCTATTCCGTGCTCGCTGCTCCGGCGGCGACGGCTGTGACGGCGGGGCTGGGTGCCGGAGCCGGGGTGGGGGTCCGCTGGAACAGGATGCGTTGGCGGTGGTGCTCCTCGGTGAGGTCGTGCAGGCGGGCGTGTAGCAGGTCGGGCAGGGTGATCACGCCGGCTAGGCGGCCGTTGCCGGGGTCGATGACCGGTGCGCTGGTCAGTGAGGTCTCGGCGAACAGGTAGGCGATCTGGCGCAGGGTGTGGTCGGTGTGCACGACCAGGCGGCAGGGCTCGGCGGCGTCGGCCACGGTGCCGTTCGCAGTGGCTCGGGAGGTGTGGTCGCGCAGGCGGCGACGGGTGGTGATGCCGGACACGGTGCCGTCGGCGCCGGTCACAGGTATCAGACGGGGAATGTCCGCTAGGTCGGCGAGGGTGTCGGTCAGCTGCTGGTCGAGCCGGGTGCGGCTGTCCAGGGCGTGCGGGCAGGGGTGCATGACCTCGTGGGCGAAGAAGGTCTCCAGGGGGTCGGTGGAGTACTCGCGGGTCAGGTGCAGGCCGCGGCGGGCGATCTTCTCGGTCAGCACCGAGCGCTTGAGGACCAGCGCGGACAGCGCGTAGGCAGCGGTGGAGGCCACCAGCAGCGGCAGCAGTGCGCCCCAGGCGTGGGTGAGCTCCAGAGTGAAGACCACACCGGTCAGTGGCGAGCGCATGACGCCGCCGACCACGGCGGCCAGCCCGCACATGGCCCAGAAGCCGGGGATGACGTGCGGGAAGAGCATGCCCTCCCAAGCGCCGAGCGCACCGCCGATCATGAACACCGGAGCCAGCACACCGCCGGAGGTGCCCGATCCCAGGGACAGCGACCAGATAAGGGTCTTGACCACGAGGATGCCGATGATCAGGGACAGCGTGGCGCGACCGGTCAGGAGCTGGTCGATGACGTCGTAGCCGACCCCCAGGGCGCGCGGTTCGATCAGGCCGCCGAGTCCGATGATCGCGCCGCCGATCGCGGGCCACCACATCCAGTGGAAGGGCAGCTTGGCGAAAGCGTCCTCGGCGCGGTAGACCAGCCAGGTCGCGCCCACCGCCAGCGCGCCGCCGGTCAGCCCGCACACCACGGCCAGGGCCTCGTCCGGCGCGGTCAGGTGCAGGCCGGTCGCATCGACCGGGAAGACGGGGGCGGTGCCCAGCAGGAACCCCCGGCTCACGGTGGCCACGGCCACCGAGGCGGCCACGGGCACGAAACTGCGCGGACGCCACTCGAACAGCAGCAGTTCGACCGCGAGCAGGACGGCTGCCAGCGGGGAGTTGAAGGTGGCGGCCATGCCGGCGGCGGCGCCGGAGACCAGCAGGGTCTTGCGTTCGTCGGCGGACAGCCGCAGCAGCTGCGCGAGCATGGAG includes these proteins:
- a CDS encoding nuclear transport factor 2 family protein; translated protein: MPDRPTAAALLRTALNSGDTRQLAALFHPDVRFHPAGPAEPATQGRDQALSWYDDRRARGIRTRVEETFTYPDAVVLALRISDPTDPAAAPTLVYRLFRLAGDHVTHIRDFTERPHALTAADRPVPRPH
- a CDS encoding chloride channel protein encodes the protein MSAKRGHAAAHLGDFTVRPRMLMITGLALAVGGVGALAALALLRLIGLVTNLVFYQRWNVSLVAPGLVHHPWWLVLCAPVLGGLVVGLMARYGSEKIRGHGMPEAIESILTGGSRIAPKVALLKPISAAISIGTGGPFGAEGPIIMTGGAIGSMLAQLLRLSADERKTLLVSGAAAGMAATFNSPLAAVLLAVELLLFEWRPRSFVPVAASVAVATVSRGFLLGTAPVFPVDATGLHLTAPDEALAVVCGLTGGALAVGATWLVYRAEDAFAKLPFHWMWWPAIGGAIIGLGGLIEPRALGVGYDVIDQLLTGRATLSLIIGILVVKTLIWSLSLGSGTSGGVLAPVFMIGGALGAWEGMLFPHVIPGFWAMCGLAAVVGGVMRSPLTGVVFTLELTHAWGALLPLLVASTAAYALSALVLKRSVLTEKIARRGLHLTREYSTDPLETFFAHEVMHPCPHALDSRTRLDQQLTDTLADLADIPRLIPVTGADGTVSGITTRRRLRDHTSRATANGTVADAAEPCRLVVHTDHTLRQIAYLFAETSLTSAPVIDPGNGRLAGVITLPDLLHARLHDLTEEHHRQRILFQRTPTPAPAPSPAVTAVAAGAASTE